A single window of Psychrobacter raelei DNA harbors:
- a CDS encoding 16S rRNA (uracil(1498)-N(3))-methyltransferase, translating to MNLILLDQAEPSSAQTVLCDPAQIQHIHQVLQLGVGDHLKVGQKHGNIGTAVINEVRSDQIILTDMVLTTAPPAKLDLTVILALPRPKVLRRLIMDMTAIGVRDIVLVNSYRTDKSYWQSPMLTRLDEFVHEGLQQGMDTVPPNIYLKKRFKPFVEDELSLWAQAQQAVVAHPYAATSFSDWSDRNGLPQILCIGAEGGWIEYEIELLHNNGCHSVNLGDRILRTEAAVNALCGRYF from the coding sequence ATGAACCTAATTTTATTAGATCAAGCGGAGCCATCTAGCGCTCAGACCGTACTTTGTGATCCGGCTCAAATTCAGCACATACACCAAGTGCTACAGCTTGGTGTTGGTGATCACTTAAAGGTGGGGCAAAAGCACGGAAATATAGGGACAGCTGTCATTAACGAGGTGCGCTCTGATCAGATAATATTGACTGATATGGTGTTAACGACTGCGCCGCCGGCTAAGCTGGATTTGACTGTCATACTGGCGCTACCTCGGCCCAAAGTATTGCGCCGCCTGATTATGGATATGACGGCTATTGGTGTGCGAGATATTGTGCTGGTAAACAGCTATCGCACCGATAAAAGTTACTGGCAAAGCCCGATGTTAACTCGCCTAGATGAGTTTGTTCACGAGGGACTGCAGCAAGGGATGGACACGGTGCCACCCAATATTTATCTAAAAAAACGCTTTAAACCCTTTGTCGAAGACGAGCTGAGCCTTTGGGCACAAGCGCAGCAGGCAGTGGTGGCCCATCCTTATGCGGCGACAAGCTTTAGCGACTGGAGTGACCGCAATGGCTTGCCACAAATTTTGTGCATAGGTGCAGAAGGTGGCTGGATTGAATATGAAATTGAGCTGCTGCACAATAATGGCTGTCATAGCGTAAACTTAGGCGATCGCATCTTGCGTACCGAGGCAGCGGTCAATGCGTTATGTGGCCGCTACTTCTAA
- a CDS encoding iron ABC transporter substrate-binding protein, which produces MLNPVRASLPIFAKATLALMVAAVSLTGLVGCSSRSDTDTAQDKKEQPLMSQERFQVGTDLDMAMLKPLSDAYKQETGISIEWVPVDRQVFTIHFDEEPPLHFDVQLPKGVDMLMMHSAYSLADANASHVLQPVGSEKLTTRVPAQYKDPQGHWFGVAKYARTLVYNRNKVNEPELINYAGLAAKKWYGRLCMTDIYSPENQAIAKMMMSYRGTKLTPEILANWQTNMGRPSASNEDILKNIEQGRCDVGIVDSDVFWHHAKTHPDTPIRLMWANQINRGTLTNTISIGMIDEGEEVGQALRFMEWLVSDRGQALLAFYTSAFPVVDIKDDSINMQALRPEWTEFEPDLTALPDIIANHSKIEPLKMEPEPVLEDKAGAAASTKDNSEAEAAVQNDLTQASKQAALQRTQAAQSEAAGGTTPPIVMQNVE; this is translated from the coding sequence ATGTTAAACCCTGTTCGTGCCAGCCTTCCTATTTTTGCCAAAGCAACCTTGGCGCTGATGGTAGCTGCGGTCAGCCTAACTGGGCTGGTAGGGTGCTCGAGCCGCTCAGACACAGATACTGCTCAAGATAAAAAAGAGCAGCCACTGATGAGCCAAGAGCGCTTTCAGGTAGGTACCGATCTTGATATGGCCATGCTCAAGCCGCTGAGCGATGCTTATAAACAAGAGACGGGCATTAGTATCGAGTGGGTGCCTGTGGATCGGCAAGTATTTACCATACATTTTGATGAAGAGCCGCCGTTACACTTCGATGTGCAGCTGCCCAAAGGGGTGGATATGCTAATGATGCACAGCGCTTATAGCTTAGCCGATGCCAATGCCAGTCATGTGCTGCAACCGGTGGGGTCAGAGAAGCTCACCACCCGAGTGCCGGCGCAATATAAAGACCCCCAAGGCCATTGGTTTGGGGTGGCCAAATATGCAAGAACCTTGGTGTATAACCGCAATAAGGTGAACGAGCCTGAGCTCATTAACTACGCTGGACTTGCCGCAAAAAAATGGTACGGCCGCTTGTGCATGACCGATATTTATAGCCCAGAAAACCAAGCCATTGCTAAAATGATGATGTCGTATCGGGGCACGAAGCTGACCCCAGAGATTTTGGCCAATTGGCAAACCAATATGGGCCGCCCCTCAGCCAGTAATGAGGACATCTTAAAAAATATAGAGCAAGGCCGCTGTGATGTGGGTATTGTCGACAGCGATGTGTTCTGGCACCATGCCAAAACCCATCCCGACACACCCATTCGCTTAATGTGGGCCAATCAAATTAACCGCGGCACCCTGACTAATACCATTAGTATCGGTATGATTGATGAGGGTGAAGAGGTGGGTCAGGCATTGAGATTTATGGAGTGGTTGGTCAGTGACCGCGGGCAAGCGTTATTGGCTTTTTATACCAGTGCCTTTCCTGTGGTGGATATCAAGGATGACAGTATAAATATGCAGGCGCTGCGTCCTGAGTGGACTGAGTTTGAACCAGACCTCACGGCGTTGCCGGACATTATTGCCAATCACAGCAAAATTGAGCCGCTTAAAATGGAGCCTGAGCCGGTGCTTGAAGATAAAGCCGGCGCTGCTGCTAGCACCAAAGACAATAGCGAGGCCGAAGCAGCGGTACAAAACGATTTAACCCAGGCTTCTAAACAGGCTGCCTTACAGCGTACACAGGCTGCCCAATCTGAGGCAGCAGGGGGTACTACGCCGCCTATAGTGATGCAAAATGTAGAGTAA
- a CDS encoding extracellular solute-binding protein encodes MGTDRQVTAVAHSGVTKYSLLSAAVIGALALTGCNKPADQTQTTETENSAEVAPTADAKTVTIYSSRNEQLIQPLLDEFTKETGIPVELVTDDSGPLMARLQAESTNTPADMLLTVDAGNLWQAAQQGLLQPLNSEVVNSNVPAKYHSVDDLWTGLSLRARTIFYDPAKVNPSDLSTYADLADPKWKGKLCLRTSKKVYNQSLVASMIEHLGAQKTEEIVKGWVANLAAPVFSNDTKLLEAIASGQCEVGIANSYYYGRILDENPSFPVKLFWANQGEGAEATGTHVNVSGAGIIKSSDNVEGARKLIEWLSSDTAQGKYASSDKEFPVKEGIDESDMLRSWGSFKQDDINVSIFGQRQAEAVQLMDRAGYE; translated from the coding sequence ATGGGTACAGATAGACAAGTAACAGCAGTAGCACATTCAGGAGTAACAAAATACTCATTACTGAGTGCAGCTGTGATTGGTGCATTGGCATTAACTGGATGTAATAAGCCTGCAGATCAAACTCAAACTACTGAAACCGAAAACAGCGCAGAAGTGGCACCCACTGCTGACGCCAAAACTGTAACCATTTACTCCTCACGCAATGAGCAGCTTATCCAGCCTTTATTAGATGAGTTTACTAAAGAAACGGGTATTCCCGTAGAGCTTGTGACTGATGACAGCGGCCCACTTATGGCGCGTTTGCAAGCAGAAAGCACCAATACCCCCGCCGATATGCTATTGACTGTAGATGCCGGTAACTTATGGCAAGCTGCGCAGCAAGGCCTACTACAGCCTCTAAACTCTGAAGTTGTGAACAGCAATGTCCCTGCAAAATACCATTCAGTAGATGACTTATGGACTGGTCTCTCCCTGCGTGCACGTACTATTTTTTATGATCCAGCCAAAGTAAACCCAAGCGACTTATCTACTTATGCAGATCTTGCTGATCCAAAATGGAAAGGCAAATTGTGCCTTCGCACCTCCAAAAAAGTATATAACCAGTCTTTAGTCGCCAGCATGATTGAGCATTTAGGCGCTCAAAAGACCGAAGAAATTGTGAAAGGCTGGGTAGCAAACTTAGCCGCCCCTGTGTTTAGTAATGATACCAAGCTGTTAGAAGCCATTGCCTCCGGTCAATGTGAAGTTGGTATTGCAAATAGCTACTACTATGGCCGTATCTTGGATGAAAACCCAAGCTTCCCTGTAAAACTATTTTGGGCCAACCAAGGGGAAGGCGCTGAAGCAACTGGTACACATGTGAACGTATCGGGTGCAGGTATTATCAAATCCTCTGATAACGTAGAGGGCGCTCGTAAGCTGATTGAGTGGTTATCATCAGATACCGCCCAAGGCAAATACGCCAGCAGTGATAAAGAATTCCCAGTAAAAGAAGGGATTGATGAGTCAGACATGTTGCGCTCATGGGGCAGCTTCAAGCAAGACGACATCAATGTGAGCATCTTTGGCCAGCGTCAAGCTGAAGCGGTTCAATTAATGGATCGTGCAGGATACGAATAA
- a CDS encoding ABC transporter permease → MKATISKGSLIAKSILVLVSLFMLIPVFIVMRSWLEPMADIWKHLADYVLPQVLKNTALILLLVTLIAGSLGTYLAWLTSMYRFTGQKFFVWALMLPFAIPAYVLAFVSVGLFDYSGVLQTTLRELNITGALGAQIRSVWGAGIILSLVFYPYVYLLARQAFLSQGQRALEAGQMLGLTRRQAFFKVALPQAMPWIVGGLLLTWMETLADFGAVSVFNLDTFTTAIYKAWFGFFSLTTAAQLAALLIITVFLILIIERYWQKKRSYLPSAGHRQREELTGLRNLWAFGFSLLIFILAFGLPMTQLIVWVIKNYHIDLDERYWGFVKNTLVIAGATAIAIALVALLIAWMLRQYPSRSNQLLVSLANLGYAVPGTVLAVGVFIPIAWIDNLLIAQHITTTQVVSGSVIVMLCALATRFMTVGFQPIDRQLNRLTPSQEQAAQLLTTNRLQRWRQVYLPVISPGVFTALIMVFVEVTKEMPITLMTRRQGWDTLAVRVFEMTSEGMYERAALPSLTIVLVGLIPVILLIRQSDKT, encoded by the coding sequence ATGAAAGCAACTATCTCTAAAGGGTCCTTAATAGCGAAATCAATCTTAGTATTGGTTTCGCTATTTATGTTGATACCTGTCTTTATTGTTATGCGCTCTTGGCTTGAGCCCATGGCTGATATCTGGAAGCATTTGGCAGATTATGTACTGCCACAAGTACTCAAAAACACCGCCTTAATCTTATTACTTGTCACGTTGATTGCGGGTAGTTTAGGTACTTATTTGGCGTGGCTGACCAGCATGTATCGCTTTACCGGACAGAAGTTTTTTGTTTGGGCTTTAATGCTACCCTTTGCTATTCCTGCTTATGTGCTGGCCTTTGTTAGTGTTGGGCTTTTTGATTATAGCGGCGTGCTACAGACCACTTTAAGAGAGCTGAATATAACGGGTGCACTTGGGGCACAAATTCGTAGTGTCTGGGGCGCCGGAATTATCTTATCACTGGTATTTTATCCTTACGTGTATCTGCTGGCGCGGCAAGCCTTTTTATCCCAAGGCCAGCGTGCATTAGAGGCCGGACAAATGCTGGGACTTACCCGCAGACAGGCCTTTTTTAAAGTGGCACTACCACAGGCCATGCCTTGGATTGTGGGTGGTTTGCTGTTGACGTGGATGGAGACTTTGGCAGACTTTGGTGCGGTCTCAGTATTTAATCTAGATACCTTTACTACAGCCATTTACAAAGCTTGGTTTGGCTTCTTTAGCTTAACCACAGCTGCCCAGCTGGCCGCCTTGCTTATCATTACTGTGTTTTTAATTTTGATAATCGAGCGCTATTGGCAAAAAAAACGCAGCTATTTACCCAGCGCTGGCCATCGTCAGCGTGAAGAGCTTACCGGACTGCGTAATCTATGGGCCTTTGGCTTTAGCCTGCTTATCTTTATTTTGGCTTTTGGCTTGCCGATGACTCAGCTTATCGTCTGGGTGATAAAAAACTATCACATAGATCTAGATGAGCGCTATTGGGGCTTTGTCAAAAATACCTTGGTGATAGCAGGCGCTACGGCCATCGCCATTGCGTTAGTTGCGCTATTGATAGCTTGGATGCTGCGTCAATACCCAAGCCGCAGCAATCAGCTGTTGGTATCCTTGGCCAACTTGGGCTATGCCGTCCCAGGCACGGTACTGGCAGTGGGGGTGTTTATTCCCATTGCTTGGATAGATAATTTATTAATTGCCCAGCACATTACCACCACTCAAGTGGTCAGTGGCAGTGTGATTGTCATGCTATGCGCTTTGGCCACTCGGTTTATGACGGTAGGCTTTCAGCCGATAGACCGCCAGTTGAATCGCTTAACGCCAAGTCAAGAGCAGGCGGCACAGCTATTGACCACCAACCGCTTGCAACGCTGGCGCCAGGTATATTTACCAGTGATTAGTCCTGGGGTATTTACTGCGCTGATTATGGTGTTTGTTGAGGTTACCAAAGAGATGCCAATTACGCTGATGACACGCCGCCAAGGCTGGGATACTTTGGCAGTGCGGGTTTTTGAGATGACCTCTGAGGGGATGTATGAACGGGCCGCATTGCCAAGCTTAACCATCGTCTTGGTGGGATTGATTCCGGTTATTTTGTTAATTCGTCAATCGGATAAAACCTAG
- a CDS encoding ABC transporter ATP-binding protein, which produces MQTSPNRSVNHSFENVSHKDSADYLVLDNISVSFGHTEVVKSLSMRLNQGDIGCLLGFSGCGKTTALRAIAGLEQPHQGRVVLNGKTLTDINQGKVTVQVMPAKRDMGMVFQDYALFSHLTVSENIGFGLHRWSKADKAARIQEMLELVELTEHANKRINQLSGGQQQRIALARALAPKPELLLLDEPFSNLDMMLRESLAAKVRDILKRTHTTAILVTHDQHEAFAIADKIGVMHNGKLAQWATPDELYHEPSSPFIAEFIGEGAMIDGVIEQGVIKTALGDIKRYPEPIHATHKGFDYDTYFSQGEVCEYDFPNGTKIKVLIRPDDIVHDDHSPQHAMVVERVFRGANFLYRLRLDNGEEVLSLVSSHHDHPVGADIGFRPLMAHVVLFQGDNLEDMTTWQRI; this is translated from the coding sequence ATGCAAACCAGCCCCAATCGCAGTGTGAATCATTCTTTTGAAAATGTGAGCCATAAGGACAGTGCAGATTATTTAGTGCTTGATAATATCAGTGTCAGCTTTGGTCATACTGAGGTGGTAAAGTCATTATCGATGCGTTTGAACCAAGGCGACATCGGCTGTTTGCTTGGATTTAGTGGCTGTGGTAAGACCACGGCTTTGCGTGCCATTGCTGGTCTTGAGCAGCCGCATCAAGGTAGGGTGGTGCTTAATGGCAAAACCTTAACTGATATTAATCAAGGTAAGGTTACTGTACAGGTTATGCCAGCTAAGCGTGATATGGGCATGGTGTTTCAAGACTATGCACTGTTTAGCCATCTGACAGTCAGTGAAAATATTGGCTTTGGTTTACACCGCTGGAGCAAGGCAGATAAGGCGGCACGTATACAAGAGATGCTAGAGTTGGTGGAATTGACTGAACACGCCAACAAGCGTATCAATCAGCTCTCAGGTGGTCAGCAGCAGCGCATTGCTTTAGCGCGCGCTTTGGCGCCTAAGCCTGAGCTGTTATTACTTGATGAGCCATTTTCAAACCTAGATATGATGCTGCGTGAGTCATTAGCAGCCAAGGTACGAGACATCCTAAAGCGCACCCATACCACGGCCATCTTAGTCACCCACGATCAGCATGAAGCCTTTGCTATTGCTGATAAAATTGGGGTGATGCATAACGGTAAGCTTGCACAGTGGGCGACCCCTGATGAGCTGTATCATGAGCCCAGCAGTCCATTTATCGCCGAGTTTATCGGGGAGGGAGCCATGATTGATGGGGTCATTGAACAAGGTGTTATCAAGACTGCCCTGGGGGATATTAAGCGCTATCCTGAGCCGATTCATGCCACTCATAAAGGCTTTGACTATGATACTTATTTTAGCCAAGGTGAGGTGTGTGAGTATGACTTTCCTAATGGCACCAAGATTAAAGTGCTCATTCGCCCAGATGACATAGTACATGATGATCATAGCCCTCAGCATGCCATGGTGGTAGAGCGGGTGTTTCGCGGTGCCAACTTCTTATATCGTCTGCGTTTGGATAATGGCGAGGAAGTACTGTCTTTGGTTTCAAGCCACCATGATCACCCCGTGGGCGCAGACATAGGGTTTCGGCCGCTAATGGCGCATGTGGTATTGTTCCAAGGTGATAATTTAGAAGACATGACCACGTGGCAGCGTATCTAA
- a CDS encoding methyltransferase domain-containing protein, translating into MSADKDRNFDPITEHFVKKVYGGLKGEIRLAVLKRDLAQTVEQLSAQLKRPLKILDVGAGLAQLSLQLAAQGHMVTINDISDNMLTEAKKNAEQLGVLPQVNWLVCPYQQLEDLLGEHNKQSYDLILCHALLEWLAEPQQIMPFFAQWLAPTGVLSLCFYNPASFIYRNLIMGNFNLLNNPNFKSDNKKSLTPNNPVSYEEADAWLKAQGFMIDKVSGLRVFHDYAPLKRGGHTNPEAVIEMELRYSDQTPYKWLGRYLHVQASFDA; encoded by the coding sequence ATGAGTGCAGATAAAGACCGTAACTTTGATCCCATCACCGAGCATTTTGTCAAAAAAGTCTATGGCGGCTTAAAAGGGGAGATTCGTCTGGCAGTGCTCAAGCGCGACTTGGCTCAGACAGTCGAGCAGCTATCCGCTCAGTTAAAGCGGCCGTTAAAAATACTTGACGTGGGAGCTGGATTGGCTCAGTTGTCATTGCAGCTGGCCGCTCAAGGTCACATGGTTACGATCAATGACATCTCAGACAACATGCTCACTGAGGCCAAAAAAAATGCTGAACAATTGGGCGTGTTGCCTCAAGTAAACTGGTTAGTCTGCCCCTATCAACAGCTTGAGGACTTGCTTGGGGAGCACAACAAACAAAGCTATGACTTGATTTTGTGTCATGCACTGCTTGAATGGTTGGCTGAGCCGCAACAGATTATGCCATTTTTTGCACAGTGGCTTGCGCCCACAGGCGTACTGTCGCTGTGCTTTTATAACCCCGCAAGCTTCATATACCGCAATCTGATTATGGGCAATTTTAACTTGCTCAATAACCCCAATTTCAAATCAGACAACAAAAAAAGCCTGACACCCAATAACCCCGTCAGCTATGAAGAAGCTGACGCTTGGCTAAAGGCGCAAGGCTTTATGATTGATAAAGTAAGCGGGCTGCGTGTGTTTCATGACTATGCGCCGCTAAAACGTGGTGGTCACACCAATCCTGAGGCTGTGATTGAGATGGAGCTGCGCTATTCAGATCAAACCCCTTATAAATGGCTGGGGCGCTACCTGCATGTTCAGGCCTCTTTTGATGCTTAA
- the gyrA gene encoding DNA gyrase subunit A, giving the protein MSDSVSPIAIVDEMKQSYLDYAMSVIVSRALPDVRDGLKPVHRRIMYAMHQLSNDYNKPYKKSARVVGDVIGKYHPHGDIAVYDAIVRMAQDFSLRYPMVDGQGNFGSIDDDPAAAMRYTEVRMTKLTHQMLGDLDKDTVDWEDNYDGSERMPSVLPARIPNLLVNGATGIAVGMATNMAPHNLTEVLNACLAYADNPNISSEELTNYISGPDFPTGGIIYGRSGIVDAYRTGKGRLHIRGRYHIEPMSDTGVNRDRERIVFTEIPYQSNKAKLIERIAELVRDKKIEGISEIRDESDKDGMRIAIDLRRGEVAEIIVNNLFLQTPLESSFSINMVALDNGQPKLMTLRQLIAAFVRHRQEVVTRRTIFELNKAKARGHLLEGLTVALANIDDIIATIKESANRGEAREKLLAQIWDSGTVVAMLQAAGRGTLAAGDLRSVRPEYIEGEDLKNPFGLIDQGNNYRLSLEQVNAILEMQLHRLTGLEQDKLTEEYQDLLRQIAELESILADFDKLMMVIKNEMLEILENFGDERRTDIVDSRTDFSREDLIPEQTVVLTVSRTGYAKTQPISDYVAQKRGGKGKSATAMKEDDVIDHLVVTSTHATVLCFTDNGRVFSLRGFEVPIASRGARGRPLVNIIGLEPDEIVTTILPIPNLSEEIDSHFVFFATANGTVKRVELSQFANIRSNGLIAIGLEEGDKLVSARITNGEQQVMLFASSGKAIRFDENDARVMGRTAKGVRGMRIANDEFIKSLVVIEEDVQEILIACENGYGKRTPVDEFNAQNRGGGGVIAIKTSERNGALVRATKVQPEDDIILISNKGTLVRTPVAQVATSGRNTQGVTLIRLSKDEALVAMARVEDTGEEDELVEAMIEDGLLTGDVLDADKDSDIVDHSDTLE; this is encoded by the coding sequence ATGAGTGATTCGGTCAGTCCCATTGCCATCGTAGATGAGATGAAGCAATCCTACCTTGATTATGCGATGAGCGTTATTGTGTCTCGAGCATTACCTGATGTGAGAGACGGGCTGAAACCTGTGCATCGCCGTATCATGTACGCCATGCATCAGCTGTCAAACGACTACAATAAACCCTATAAAAAATCGGCCCGTGTGGTCGGTGACGTAATCGGTAAATATCACCCTCATGGTGATATTGCAGTGTATGATGCCATTGTGCGTATGGCGCAGGACTTTAGTCTTCGCTATCCTATGGTTGACGGTCAAGGTAACTTTGGTTCTATCGATGATGACCCTGCTGCAGCGATGCGTTATACCGAAGTTCGTATGACCAAGCTGACGCATCAAATGCTGGGTGATTTGGACAAAGATACTGTCGATTGGGAAGATAACTACGACGGCTCTGAGCGTATGCCAAGCGTTCTGCCTGCTCGTATCCCGAACCTATTGGTTAACGGTGCAACCGGTATTGCGGTTGGTATGGCCACCAACATGGCGCCACACAACTTAACTGAAGTATTAAATGCTTGCTTGGCCTATGCCGACAACCCCAATATCTCAAGTGAAGAGCTGACCAATTACATCTCCGGACCTGACTTTCCTACCGGTGGCATTATCTATGGCCGCTCAGGTATCGTTGATGCATACCGTACCGGTAAAGGCCGCTTACACATTCGTGGCCGCTATCATATTGAGCCGATGAGCGATACGGGTGTTAACCGTGATCGTGAGCGCATTGTATTTACCGAAATTCCTTATCAGTCTAACAAAGCCAAACTGATTGAGCGCATCGCAGAATTGGTTCGTGATAAAAAGATTGAAGGTATCTCTGAGATTCGTGATGAGTCTGATAAAGACGGTATGCGCATTGCCATTGACCTGCGCCGCGGTGAAGTGGCCGAAATTATCGTCAATAACTTATTCTTGCAGACCCCACTTGAGTCAAGCTTTAGCATTAATATGGTGGCCTTAGATAATGGCCAGCCAAAGCTTATGACCTTGCGTCAACTGATTGCCGCTTTCGTGCGTCACCGCCAAGAAGTGGTCACCCGCCGCACCATATTTGAATTAAATAAAGCCAAAGCCCGTGGTCATTTATTAGAAGGTTTGACCGTAGCGCTGGCCAATATCGATGACATCATCGCGACTATCAAAGAGTCGGCCAACCGCGGTGAAGCTCGTGAGAAGCTATTGGCTCAGATTTGGGACTCAGGAACAGTTGTCGCTATGCTACAGGCAGCGGGCCGTGGCACGCTAGCGGCGGGTGACCTACGCTCAGTACGCCCTGAATATATTGAGGGTGAGGATTTAAAAAATCCGTTTGGTCTGATTGATCAAGGCAACAATTATCGTCTATCGCTTGAGCAGGTCAATGCTATCTTAGAGATGCAGCTGCATCGTCTAACCGGTCTTGAGCAAGATAAATTAACCGAAGAGTATCAAGACTTATTGCGTCAAATCGCTGAGCTTGAATCTATTTTGGCAGATTTTGATAAGCTGATGATGGTTATCAAAAATGAAATGCTTGAGATTTTAGAGAACTTCGGTGATGAGCGACGTACTGATATTGTTGACTCACGTACCGACTTTAGCCGTGAAGATTTAATCCCAGAGCAAACCGTGGTATTAACCGTATCTCGTACAGGCTACGCTAAGACTCAGCCTATTAGCGATTATGTGGCACAAAAACGTGGTGGTAAAGGTAAATCTGCCACAGCGATGAAAGAAGATGATGTGATCGATCACTTAGTGGTCACCTCAACGCACGCCACGGTACTTTGCTTTACCGATAACGGCCGAGTGTTTAGCTTACGCGGCTTTGAAGTACCGATTGCCAGCCGCGGTGCCCGTGGTCGCCCCTTAGTCAATATTATTGGGCTTGAGCCAGATGAAATTGTCACCACCATCTTGCCGATTCCGAATTTATCAGAAGAAATTGACAGCCATTTTGTGTTCTTTGCCACAGCTAACGGTACCGTTAAACGTGTCGAATTGTCACAATTTGCCAACATTCGCTCAAACGGTCTGATTGCTATTGGCCTAGAAGAGGGTGATAAGCTGGTGTCTGCACGCATTACCAACGGCGAGCAACAAGTGATGCTGTTTGCCTCAAGTGGTAAAGCCATCCGCTTTGATGAAAATGATGCCCGCGTTATGGGACGTACTGCCAAAGGCGTACGCGGTATGCGTATTGCAAATGATGAGTTTATCAAGTCGCTGGTAGTCATCGAAGAGGATGTGCAAGAGATTTTGATTGCTTGTGAAAATGGCTATGGTAAACGTACCCCTGTTGATGAGTTTAATGCCCAAAACCGTGGCGGCGGTGGTGTGATTGCCATCAAGACCAGTGAACGTAACGGCGCACTCGTTCGTGCCACTAAGGTTCAGCCAGAAGATGATATTATCTTAATCTCTAACAAAGGTACTTTGGTGCGTACCCCCGTGGCTCAAGTAGCAACCTCAGGTCGTAACACGCAAGGGGTTACCTTAATCCGTTTGTCTAAGGATGAAGCCTTAGTGGCCATGGCACGAGTTGAAGATACCGGTGAAGAAGATGAGCTGGTTGAAGCCATGATTGAAGATGGCTTATTGACCGGTGACGTACTTGACGCGGATAAAGACAGTGACATTGTGGACCACTCTGATACTCTAGAGTAG
- a CDS encoding glutathione S-transferase, whose translation MSDLHLHHLQKSRSFRILWLLEELGVPYQLTSYERNKSFLAPKSLERIHPVGKSPILEVKGLDPKHPDNSTALIESGHIIDYLMAKYDTNYELHPKTDADDAAWRDYDFWMHYAEASAMPALVMRLVFSKVVERSPALIKPIAKGIRKQVEASMITKNVNNSLELVEQTLSSNQFFAGSEFTAADIQMAFFVEAANSGAGLDEVRYTSTLNWLKRCQGRPAYKAAVAKGGKLEF comes from the coding sequence ATGTCTGATTTACATTTACATCACTTACAAAAGTCACGTTCGTTTCGTATTTTATGGCTTCTAGAAGAGCTGGGTGTGCCGTATCAACTGACCAGTTATGAGCGCAATAAATCTTTTTTAGCGCCTAAGAGCTTAGAGCGTATCCATCCTGTCGGCAAATCGCCGATTCTTGAAGTAAAAGGATTGGATCCTAAGCACCCTGATAACAGCACTGCTTTAATCGAATCTGGGCACATCATAGATTACCTCATGGCCAAATATGATACCAATTATGAGCTGCATCCAAAAACTGATGCCGATGATGCCGCTTGGCGTGACTATGACTTTTGGATGCATTATGCCGAAGCGTCTGCCATGCCAGCCTTGGTCATGCGCTTGGTATTTTCAAAAGTAGTGGAGCGCTCTCCGGCCCTAATTAAGCCCATCGCTAAAGGGATTCGTAAGCAAGTAGAAGCCTCTATGATTACTAAAAATGTTAATAATTCGCTAGAATTGGTCGAACAAACCTTATCGAGTAATCAGTTTTTTGCAGGGAGCGAGTTTACGGCAGCGGACATTCAGATGGCATTTTTTGTTGAAGCGGCCAACTCAGGCGCAGGCCTTGATGAGGTGCGTTATACCAGTACTTTAAACTGGTTAAAGCGTTGCCAAGGTCGTCCGGCCTATAAAGCGGCAGTGGCAAAAGGAGGTAAGCTTGAGTTCTAA